The Chryseobacterium sp. 52 genome includes a region encoding these proteins:
- a CDS encoding NAD(P)/FAD-dependent oxidoreductase, with product MKQIIIIGGGAAGFFCASNLDEKKHKITILEQNSDVLQKVKISGGGRCNVTHACFDPRELVQFYPRGNKELLSVFTKFQPGDTMDWFDQRSVPLKIENDNRVFPESNSSQTIINTLMNEIQKKNVEVKIKCSVKEIEKLDEKYLVKTSLGDFEADYIVYTTGSSPKSLKIVENLGHKIVPLVPSLFTFNIKDELLKDIPGTSFENAKISIPALKTEESGPLLITHWGLSGPAVLKISAWEALSLAQSKYHFEIEVNFISISMDDAEESFQNFKQSNPKKTIGQAKIFDVTNRFWQKILDVSKIDLNKQVSNISGKEMQKILENLCKKKLQVTGKSTFKDEFVTAGGVDLKEINFKTMSSKLLPNFHIAGEVLNIDAVTGGFNFQACWSEAWLISQHLNHLEI from the coding sequence GAGGCGGTGCTGCAGGCTTTTTCTGCGCATCGAATCTTGACGAAAAAAAACACAAAATCACCATCCTGGAGCAGAACTCGGATGTACTTCAGAAGGTAAAAATTTCCGGCGGTGGACGCTGTAATGTCACACACGCTTGTTTTGATCCACGAGAACTGGTTCAGTTTTACCCAAGAGGCAATAAGGAATTGCTCAGTGTTTTTACCAAATTTCAGCCGGGAGATACCATGGATTGGTTTGACCAGCGCAGCGTACCTTTAAAAATAGAGAATGACAACCGGGTTTTTCCGGAAAGCAATTCTTCACAGACCATTATCAACACTTTAATGAATGAAATTCAAAAGAAAAATGTTGAAGTGAAAATAAAATGTTCTGTTAAGGAGATTGAAAAACTGGATGAAAAATATCTGGTAAAAACCAGTCTGGGTGATTTTGAGGCAGATTATATCGTTTATACAACAGGAAGTTCTCCAAAATCGCTGAAAATCGTTGAAAATCTGGGTCATAAGATCGTTCCTCTTGTTCCATCGCTTTTTACATTTAATATTAAGGATGAACTGCTGAAAGATATTCCCGGAACCAGTTTTGAGAATGCTAAGATTTCAATTCCGGCACTAAAAACAGAGGAAAGCGGACCTTTGCTGATCACTCACTGGGGGCTATCGGGGCCTGCCGTTTTAAAAATTTCAGCATGGGAAGCTTTAAGTCTGGCTCAATCCAAGTATCATTTTGAAATTGAAGTCAATTTTATTTCAATATCTATGGATGATGCGGAAGAAAGTTTCCAGAACTTTAAACAGTCAAACCCGAAAAAGACCATCGGACAGGCTAAGATCTTTGATGTTACAAACAGATTCTGGCAGAAAATATTAGATGTTTCCAAGATTGATCTAAATAAACAAGTCTCCAATATTTCAGGAAAAGAAATGCAGAAGATCCTTGAAAATTTATGCAAAAAAAAGCTGCAGGTTACAGGAAAGTCTACTTTTAAGGACGAGTTCGTAACCGCAGGAGGTGTTGATTTAAAGGAAATTAACTTCAAAACTATGTCTTCAAAACTTCTTCCTAATTTTCATATCGCCGGAGAAGTGCTGAATATTGATGCGGTAACGGGAGGTTTCAATTTTCAGGCATGCTGGAGTGAAGCTTGGCTTATTTCACAACATTTAAATCATTTAGAGATATGA
- a CDS encoding energy transducer TonB — MKKITVLALIFLSVTAFSQVQETQAPSTDSYSDRRDPEVQKPAEYPGGIREFMTIVSQKIRVNRIKGGKGELRSKAKFAVNINGKIEKVTVTGSNEDLNREVERTINSIKTKWAPATYKGSPVLTWYNLPFVVNFD; from the coding sequence ATGAAAAAAATAACAGTATTAGCTCTGATTTTCTTATCAGTGACTGCATTTTCACAGGTTCAGGAAACACAGGCTCCTTCTACAGATTCTTACAGCGATCGTCGTGATCCGGAAGTTCAGAAGCCAGCAGAATACCCGGGAGGAATCAGAGAGTTTATGACCATCGTGAGTCAAAAAATAAGAGTAAACCGTATAAAAGGAGGTAAAGGAGAATTACGCTCCAAAGCAAAATTTGCAGTTAACATTAATGGCAAAATAGAAAAGGTGACCGTAACCGGAAGTAATGAAGATCTTAACCGGGAAGTAGAAAGAACCATCAACTCTATAAAGACTAAATGGGCACCTGCAACTTACAAAGGGTCTCCCGTATTGACATGGTATAATCTTCCTTTTGTCGTTAATTTTGACTAA
- a CDS encoding DUF2306 domain-containing protein, translated as MFTARKYIPSILKTLLIVGFGYFFWLMLKITLEYVPLDPNVSFLMIKQTEVQNRPEYLYFFYTHVYTSIFVLLSGFLAILRKDFGIKKFHRNIGKIYIFLILILAAPSGIYMGLFANGGILSKLSFVILGSLWWLTTYKAYQAARQKRFQEHKQWMWRSFALTLSALTLRIWKVIIVYLFHPNPMDVYQIIAWLGWIPNILLIEYLITKKHI; from the coding sequence ATGTTTACGGCCAGAAAATATATCCCTTCTATCTTAAAAACCCTTTTGATTGTAGGGTTTGGATATTTTTTTTGGCTGATGCTAAAAATTACACTGGAATATGTGCCTCTTGATCCGAATGTAAGCTTTCTGATGATCAAACAGACGGAAGTTCAGAACAGGCCGGAGTATCTTTATTTTTTTTACACCCATGTTTACACCAGTATTTTTGTACTGCTTTCCGGATTTCTGGCTATTCTCAGAAAAGACTTCGGGATAAAGAAATTTCACAGAAATATAGGTAAGATCTATATTTTTCTGATTCTTATTCTGGCTGCACCGTCAGGAATTTATATGGGACTTTTCGCCAATGGCGGCATTCTTTCTAAACTATCGTTTGTTATTTTAGGTTCTCTCTGGTGGCTAACGACTTATAAAGCCTATCAGGCAGCAAGACAGAAACGATTTCAAGAGCACAAGCAGTGGATGTGGCGAAGTTTCGCGCTTACATTATCTGCTCTCACCTTACGGATTTGGAAAGTAATTATTGTATATTTATTCCACCCAAATCCTATGGATGTCTACCAGATCATCGCATGGCTGGGCTGGATTCCCAATATCCTTTTGATTGAATACTTAATTACAAAAAAACATATATGA
- a CDS encoding YARHG domain-containing protein — protein sequence MKILNYTLVSLLAVSLLSCKKDGKMTETGKDSVIAKKDSVVIPEIYKEYYGIYTGDFAGKEMIASEDGEEYEDYVNKRLSLKINRITKDSVYGQSIVNGNQRPFKGIFNESSKSFVLDEPGNDKTDGRFEIKLSGDSITGKWNAFNKTAVKSPLKTIKLSKKEFVYNPNFMLDKDSDLVDWSNPKDFVEKYTDEETGKTESYTTSKNRVASEAIFNLNASKQKLTEKELKNLRKIDLEIIKNSVFARHGYSFKKQTYRYFFEQTDWYIPVSNNVDSELSPTEKENVALLNRFIKYAEDKYDSFGR from the coding sequence ATGAAAATTTTAAATTACACCCTTGTTTCTTTACTGGCAGTTTCTCTGCTGAGTTGTAAGAAAGACGGAAAAATGACAGAAACAGGAAAGGATTCTGTGATTGCCAAAAAAGATTCTGTGGTGATTCCTGAGATTTATAAAGAATATTACGGAATTTATACCGGAGACTTTGCCGGCAAAGAAATGATTGCTTCTGAAGATGGGGAAGAATATGAGGATTATGTTAATAAGAGGCTGTCTCTGAAAATCAACAGAATTACCAAAGACAGCGTTTATGGGCAAAGTATTGTGAATGGGAACCAACGCCCGTTCAAAGGTATTTTTAACGAAAGTTCAAAGTCTTTTGTGCTGGATGAACCCGGAAATGATAAAACAGACGGGAGATTTGAAATCAAATTAAGTGGCGACAGCATTACCGGAAAATGGAATGCTTTTAATAAAACAGCGGTAAAATCACCTTTAAAAACCATTAAGCTTTCTAAGAAAGAGTTTGTCTACAATCCAAACTTTATGCTGGATAAAGATTCTGATCTGGTAGACTGGTCCAATCCAAAAGACTTCGTGGAAAAGTATACGGATGAAGAAACAGGAAAGACAGAAAGCTATACCACATCTAAAAACAGAGTGGCTTCTGAAGCTATTTTCAACCTGAATGCTTCTAAACAGAAACTGACTGAAAAAGAACTGAAAAACCTGAGGAAAATAGATCTTGAAATCATTAAAAATTCTGTTTTTGCAAGACACGGCTATTCTTTCAAAAAGCAAACCTACAGATATTTCTTTGAGCAGACTGACTGGTATATTCCTGTTTCCAATAATGTAGATAGCGAGCTTTCTCCAACGGAAAAAGAAAATGTTGCGTTACTGAATCGCTTCATCAAATATGCGGAAGATAAATATGACAGTTTCGGAAGATAA